A single region of the Silene latifolia isolate original U9 population chromosome 8, ASM4854445v1, whole genome shotgun sequence genome encodes:
- the LOC141594091 gene encoding uncharacterized protein LOC141594091 produces the protein MQKVRTVTMRKLHEEACRRIANEQLIIIQLEEDILGVEREALMSWDMLAIWAGLDQIDVQHLFVWMKILKLRVILEKKIPSDQYGFLCPYILSLFIPEYSFEDRVDYIAQQLATTKKLIFAPYNEKGTHWVLAAIMPTKKKVFWPLRREELTSGDQPTKDFDDGPNFITITGALANRIAYNVDTTFVGSCWRLLGEDISLFQKSM, from the exons atgcaaaaagtaagaacggtgacgatgaggaaactgcatgaggaggcttgccGTCGCATAGccaacgagcaattgataattattcagctcgaggaggatattctaggggttgagcgcgaagcacttatgtcatgggatatgctagccatttgggctggcctagaccagattgatgtccaacacctatttgtttggatgaa gatattgaaattgagagtgatcctcgagaagaagattccatctgatcaatacggattcctgtgcccctatattttatctttatttattccggaataCTCGTTCGAAGaccgggtagattatattgctcagcaattggcgacaaccaagaagctgatttttgccccttataatgaaaaagg gactcattgggtgctagcagccatcatgccgacaaagaagaaagttttttg gcctttgagaagagaagagctaacgagcggggatcaacccacgaaagatttcgatgatggccctaattttattacgataacagga gccctcgCCAAtaggatagcatacaatgtggatactacgtttgtcggttcatgttggagattattaggcgaagatatatccttattccagaaaag tatgtaa